Proteins from a single region of Ziziphus jujuba cultivar Dongzao chromosome 1, ASM3175591v1:
- the LOC107430248 gene encoding uncharacterized protein LOC107430248, whose amino-acid sequence MSSTSRVWTVAASIGVVEAMNHQGICRWNHSLKSIQQYAKTHLRSYSQAKRIPAHYSSAVSNKIKAEKLKKSEESLRTVMYLSCWGPN is encoded by the coding sequence ATGAGTTCAACAAGCAGAGTCTGGACTGTGGCAGCGAGCATTGGAGTAGTAGAGGCTATGAATCACCAAGGCATCTGCAGATGGAATCACTCTCTCAAGTCTATTCAGCAATATGCAAAGACCCATCTCAGATCCTATTCACAGGCTAAAAGAATTCCTGCTCATTACTCTTCTGCTGTGTCTAACAAGATCAAAGCTGAGAAATTGAAGAAATCTGAGGAATCACTCAGAACAGTCATGTACTTGAGTTGTTGGGGTCCCAACTGA
- the LOC107430306 gene encoding uncharacterized protein LOC107430306, whose translation MSSTSKVWTVAASIGIVEAMKHQGACRWNHSLKSIQQYAKTNLRSYSQAKRIPAHYSSAVSNKIKAEKLKKSEESLRTVMYLSCWGPN comes from the coding sequence ATGAGTTCAACAAGCAAAGTCTGGACTGTGGCAGCGAGCATTGGAATAGTTGAGGCTATGAAACACCAAGGTGCCTGCAGATGGAATCACTCTCTCAAGTCTATTCAGCAATATGCAAAGACCAATCTCAGATCCTATTCACAGGCTAAAAGAATCCCTGCCCATTACTCTTCTGCTGTGTCTAACAAGATCAAAGCTGAGAAATTGAAGAAATCTGAGGAATCACTCAGAACAGTCATGTACTTGAGTTGTTGGGGTCCCAACTGA
- the LOC107430441 gene encoding diacylglycerol kinase 1-like isoform X2 gives MGNMNSENMLKDFHIPNYMLVPGSEVQRCSYIPACPVLVFINSKSGGQLGGQLLVTFQNLLNKNQVFDLGEKAPEKVLHQLYVTLETLKYNGDVFAAEIEKRLRLIVAGGDGTASWLLGVVSDLKLPQPPPIATVPLGTGNNLHFSFGWGKKNPGTDEKSVMSYLCQVRFAKEMKIDSWHIIMRMRSPKEGSCDPIAPLELPHSLHAFHRVSQSDQLNKEGCNTYRGGFWNYFSMGMDAQVSYAFHSERKLHPEKFKNQLANQSTYMKLGCTQGWFCTSLFHPASRNMAQLAKVMIMKKPGQWVELSIPRSIRSIVCLNLPSFSGGFNPWGTPNKKKLRDRDLTPPYVDDGFLEIVGFRNAWHGLVLLSPKGHGTRLAQANGVRFEFHKGAADHTFMRLDGEPWKQPLPVDDDTVVVEISHFGQVSVLATPLCPSKSINDPASPASSRDEEDDSYDEEDSEDKEERRKFGASDTFKLPEGIDLAHLS, from the exons ATGGGAAACATGAACTCCGAGAATATGCTGAAGGACTTCCACATTCCGAATTATATGCTTGTACCGGGATCAGAGGTCCAACGTTGTAGTTATATTCCTGCTTGTCCGGTCCTAGTGTTCATCAATTCTAAAAGTGGTGGTCAGCTAGGAGGCCAacttcttgttacttttcaaaATCTTCTCAATAAGAACCAG GTTTTTGACTTGGGAGAAAAGGCTCCTGAGAAGGTGCTACACCAGCTTTATGTTACTCTTGAGACACTCAAATACAATGGAGATGTTTTTGCTgctgaaattgaaaaaagattAAGATTAATT GTTGCAGGTGGAGATGGTACTGCCAGCTGGCTCCTTGGAGTAGTTTCCGATCTTAAACTACCTCAACCACCTCCAATAGCGACGGTGCCATTGGGAACTGGAAACAACCTGCATTTTTCATTTGGCTGG GGAAAGAAAAATCCTGGCACAGACGAGAAATCTGTAATGTCCTACTTATGTCAAGTAAGGTTTgcaaaggaaatgaaaattgaCAG CTGGCATATTATAATGAGAATGAGGTCTCCTAAAGAAGGCTCTTGTGACCCTATTGCACCCCTCGAACTGCCACATTCTTTGCATGCATTTCATCGTGTATCACAATCTGATCAACTGAATAAG GAGGGTTGCAATACTTATCGTGGTGGATTTTGGAACTACTTCAGCATGG GAATGGATGCTCAAGTATCATATGCTTTTCACTCTGAGAGGAAGTTGCATccagaaaaatttaaaaatcagttAGCTAATCAG AGTACTTACATGAAACTTGGATGCACTCAAGGGTGGTTCTGCACATCTCTATTTCATCCTGCTTCAAG GAACATGGCACAGCTAGCAAAGGTCATGATCATGAAAAAACCAGGTCAATGGGTGGAACTCTCCATCCCCCGCAG CATCAGGTCTATCGTTTGCCTCAACTTGCCTAGCTTCTCTGGTGGATTCAATCCATGGGGAACACCAAACAAGAAGAAACTGCGGGAT AGGGACTTGACTCCTCCATACGTTGATGATGGCTTTCTTGAGATCGTTGGTTTTAGAAACGCTTGGCATGGACTCGTTTTGCTTTCTCCTAAGGGACATGGGACTCGTCTTGCTCAG GCAAATGGGGTTCGTTTTGAGTTCCATAAGGGAGCAGCCGACCATACATTCATGAGGCTTGATGGGGAACCATGGAAACAACCTCTTCCAGTTGATGATGACACGGTGGTGGTAGAGATTTCTCATTTTGGCCAAGTAAGCGTGCTTGCCACACCCTTATGCCCATCCAAGAGTATAAATGACCCTGCTTCCCCGGCCAGTTCTCGggatgaagaagatgatagTTATGACGAAGAAGATTCTGAAGATAAGGAAGAGCGAAGGAAGTTTGGTGCATCTGACACTTTTAAATTGCCAGAAGGTATTGATTTAGCTCATCTCAGTTAA
- the LOC107430441 gene encoding diacylglycerol kinase 1-like isoform X1 has translation MKLMSRISFRSRNRVQQFSLGSQTTVPSDSMDHFNPESWELFMGNMNSENMLKDFHIPNYMLVPGSEVQRCSYIPACPVLVFINSKSGGQLGGQLLVTFQNLLNKNQVFDLGEKAPEKVLHQLYVTLETLKYNGDVFAAEIEKRLRLIVAGGDGTASWLLGVVSDLKLPQPPPIATVPLGTGNNLHFSFGWGKKNPGTDEKSVMSYLCQVRFAKEMKIDSWHIIMRMRSPKEGSCDPIAPLELPHSLHAFHRVSQSDQLNKEGCNTYRGGFWNYFSMGMDAQVSYAFHSERKLHPEKFKNQLANQSTYMKLGCTQGWFCTSLFHPASRNMAQLAKVMIMKKPGQWVELSIPRSIRSIVCLNLPSFSGGFNPWGTPNKKKLRDRDLTPPYVDDGFLEIVGFRNAWHGLVLLSPKGHGTRLAQANGVRFEFHKGAADHTFMRLDGEPWKQPLPVDDDTVVVEISHFGQVSVLATPLCPSKSINDPASPASSRDEEDDSYDEEDSEDKEERRKFGASDTFKLPEGIDLAHLS, from the exons atgaagCTTATGAGTCGAATTTCGTTTCGTTCGAGGAATCGAGTTCAGCAATTCTCATTAGGTTCTCAAACTACCGTACCTTCAGATTCCATGGACCATTTTAATCCCGAGAG TTGGGAGCTATTCATGGGAAACATGAACTCCGAGAATATGCTGAAGGACTTCCACATTCCGAATTATATGCTTGTACCGGGATCAGAGGTCCAACGTTGTAGTTATATTCCTGCTTGTCCGGTCCTAGTGTTCATCAATTCTAAAAGTGGTGGTCAGCTAGGAGGCCAacttcttgttacttttcaaaATCTTCTCAATAAGAACCAG GTTTTTGACTTGGGAGAAAAGGCTCCTGAGAAGGTGCTACACCAGCTTTATGTTACTCTTGAGACACTCAAATACAATGGAGATGTTTTTGCTgctgaaattgaaaaaagattAAGATTAATT GTTGCAGGTGGAGATGGTACTGCCAGCTGGCTCCTTGGAGTAGTTTCCGATCTTAAACTACCTCAACCACCTCCAATAGCGACGGTGCCATTGGGAACTGGAAACAACCTGCATTTTTCATTTGGCTGG GGAAAGAAAAATCCTGGCACAGACGAGAAATCTGTAATGTCCTACTTATGTCAAGTAAGGTTTgcaaaggaaatgaaaattgaCAG CTGGCATATTATAATGAGAATGAGGTCTCCTAAAGAAGGCTCTTGTGACCCTATTGCACCCCTCGAACTGCCACATTCTTTGCATGCATTTCATCGTGTATCACAATCTGATCAACTGAATAAG GAGGGTTGCAATACTTATCGTGGTGGATTTTGGAACTACTTCAGCATGG GAATGGATGCTCAAGTATCATATGCTTTTCACTCTGAGAGGAAGTTGCATccagaaaaatttaaaaatcagttAGCTAATCAG AGTACTTACATGAAACTTGGATGCACTCAAGGGTGGTTCTGCACATCTCTATTTCATCCTGCTTCAAG GAACATGGCACAGCTAGCAAAGGTCATGATCATGAAAAAACCAGGTCAATGGGTGGAACTCTCCATCCCCCGCAG CATCAGGTCTATCGTTTGCCTCAACTTGCCTAGCTTCTCTGGTGGATTCAATCCATGGGGAACACCAAACAAGAAGAAACTGCGGGAT AGGGACTTGACTCCTCCATACGTTGATGATGGCTTTCTTGAGATCGTTGGTTTTAGAAACGCTTGGCATGGACTCGTTTTGCTTTCTCCTAAGGGACATGGGACTCGTCTTGCTCAG GCAAATGGGGTTCGTTTTGAGTTCCATAAGGGAGCAGCCGACCATACATTCATGAGGCTTGATGGGGAACCATGGAAACAACCTCTTCCAGTTGATGATGACACGGTGGTGGTAGAGATTTCTCATTTTGGCCAAGTAAGCGTGCTTGCCACACCCTTATGCCCATCCAAGAGTATAAATGACCCTGCTTCCCCGGCCAGTTCTCGggatgaagaagatgatagTTATGACGAAGAAGATTCTGAAGATAAGGAAGAGCGAAGGAAGTTTGGTGCATCTGACACTTTTAAATTGCCAGAAGGTATTGATTTAGCTCATCTCAGTTAA
- the LOC107430462 gene encoding uncharacterized protein LOC107430462, giving the protein MASTRRVWVVAASIGVVETMKDQGICRWNFVFRSIHQHAKNNIRPFSQFKKLSSQSSSAVSVVRDEKLKQSEESLRKVMYLSCWGS; this is encoded by the coding sequence ATGGCTTCCACACGTAGAGTTTGGGTAGTGGCAGCAAGCATTGGAGTAGTTGAGACCATGAAAGACCAAGGGATTTGCAGATGGAACTTTGTTTTTAGGTCAATCCATCAACATGCCAAGAACAATATCAGACCTTTCTCTCAGTTCAAGAAACTTTCTTCCCAGTCTTCATCTGCTGTGTCTGTTGTGAGAGATGAGAAACTAAAGCAATCTGAAGAGTCTTTGAGAAAAGTTATGTACTTGAGCTGTTGGGGATCCTAA
- the LOC107430339 gene encoding uncharacterized protein LOC107430339, translated as MSSTSRAWIFAASIGVVETLKDHGVCRWNHSLKSIQQYAKTNFRSYSQAKRLPVHYSSAVSNKIKAEKLKKSEESLRTVMYLSCWGPN; from the coding sequence ATGAGTTCAACAAGCAGAGCTTGGATTTTTGCTGCGAGCATTGGAGTAGTAGAGACTTTGAAAGACCACGGTGTTTGCAGATGGAATCACTCTCTCAAGTCTATTCAGCAATACGCCAAGACCAATTTCAGATCGTATTCACAGGCCAAAAGACTTCCTGTCCATTACTCTTCTGCTGTGTCTAACAAGATCAAAGCTGAGAAATTGAAAAAATCTGAGGAATCTCTCAGAACAGTCATGTACTTGAGCTGTTGGGGTCCCAACTAA
- the LOC107430241 gene encoding uncharacterized protein LOC107430241 yields MSSTSRVWTVAASIGVVEAMKHQGACRWHNSLKSIQQYAKTNLRSYSQAKRIPARYSSSVSNKIKAEKLKKSEESLRTVMYLSCWGPN; encoded by the coding sequence ATGAGTTCAACAAGCAGAGTCTGGACCGTGGCAGCGAGCATTGGAGTTGTAGAGGCTATGAAACACCAAGGCGCGTGCAGATGGCATAACTCTCTCAAGTCTATTCAGCAATATGCAAAGACCAATCTCAGATCCTATTCACAGGCTAAAAGAATTCCTGCCCGTTACTCTTCTTCTGTGTCTAACAAGATCAAAGCTGAGAAATTAAAGAAATCTGAGGAATCACTCAGAACAGTCATGTACTTGAGCTGTTGGGGTCCCAACTGA